Proteins encoded within one genomic window of Drosophila willistoni isolate 14030-0811.24 chromosome XL unlocalized genomic scaffold, UCI_dwil_1.1 Seg141, whole genome shotgun sequence:
- the LOC6641116 gene encoding E3 ubiquitin-protein ligase MARCHF5, which produces MLHRAITYSKTQIRKDHDHGDRLVSGSDTNDERMCWICLTSHEEMPRNDWIHPCRCRGTNKWVHDTCLSRWIDEKQMLSPDSPVTCMQCRTEYIILMPKLCRFDSLLQRIDKWYGRLCPSVLVGILAATVYFSAVTYGALTLLEVAGYDAGIVILQEDATLLMIVLPAIPTVLLLSRLIRWDDLVIRLLRRQQRQLLPPEHLDEDGNPLPGAPLGDAYFEEQEREHSSMDVGNFGSSMHVGRASVNFCIALSLPTFAVILGKIMYQKVENRSLSILLGGLTFIAIKGLAGIYLRLCKHAQKRKRFVLDFTADNIWRLMSSNRTSRHRSL; this is translated from the coding sequence ATGCTGCATCGTGCAATAACCTATTCCAAAACCCAGATCCGGAAAGATCACGATCATGGAGATCGCCTGGTCAGTGGATCGGATACAAATGATGAGCGCATGTGCTGGATATGTTTGACCAGCCATGAGGAGATGCCGCGTAACGATTGGATCCATCCATGCCGATGTCGGGGAACCAATAAATGGGTTCACGATACCTGTCTCAGTCGCTGGATAGATGAGAAACAAATGCTCAGTCCGGATTCGCCTGTTACGTGCATGCAATGCCGGACAGAATACATTATTCTGATGCCCAAACTCTGCCGTTTCGATAGTCTATTGCAACGCATTGATAAGTGGTATGGACGACTGTGTCCCAGCGTTCTAGTGGGCATATTGGCGGCAACAGTTTACTTCTCCGCCGTAACCTATGGCGCCCTAACACTCCTCGAGGTGGCTGGCTATGACGCTGGCATAGTTATTCTGCAAGAGGATGCAACATTATTGATGATTGTGTTGCCTGCCATACCGACTGTGTTGCTCCTAAGTCGTTTAATACGTTGGGATGACCTTGTGATTCGCTTGTTGCGTCGTCAACAAAGGCAATTGCTGCCGCCAGAGCATCTCGATGAAGATGGCAATCCACTGCCAGGTGCCCCATTAGGCGATGCTTACTTCGAGGAACAGGAGCGTGAGCATTCAAGTATGGATGTTGGCAActttggatcatcaatgcatGTTGGTCGTGCCTCGGTTAATTTCTGCATAGCCCTCAGTTTGCCCACATTTGCGGTTATATTGGGCAAAATTATGTATCAGAAGGTGGAGAATCGTTCccttagcatacttttgggtggCCTAACATTCATTGCCATTAAGGGTCTGGCTGGGATCTATTTGCGGCTATGTAAGCATGCACAGAAACGTAAACGCTTCGTCCTGGACTTTACAGCGGACAACATCTGGCGACTTATGTCAAGTAATCGTACGTCAAGACACAGAAGTCTTTAA
- the LOC6641117 gene encoding ATP-dependent DNA helicase DDX11 has protein sequence MAKYSPLKPLNTPNETEFGFPYEPYEIQGQLMQQVFQVLESKQIGIFESPTGTGKSLTLTCAALTWLQHHEELVRSELRERIARLESEIAKLRELGGQVTDWISEQAKVQELRAELQQLKRLNELRLKEEDELVKIRTRGKERKRLSKKSEYFRDISGKEIDETPFVDSDNDSEHEIEDDALMDGQDHYQPIQIFYCSRTHSQLSQIVSELRKTSHSQWVRSISLGSRQQLCINPHVKRLSSVSLMNERCLDMAKSKTKANPSKKSRLEISSSGGCAFKVPTQVDHLRDLALSEPVDIEDLVNQGQTARACPYYASRLAQQKAQLILLPYQLLLQKSARQQLGIEISGSIVIIDEAHNLLDTLAQLHGSEINCNQLNMAKDLILNYKDVYKTRLGPKNLLKINQLVFIIKSLLKLLDNKTTAKPRLLRTYELTAEGDFFNINLIDLLDFCVRSRFAQKVQNCPKREPKQVENRPPPSIELLKRLAKQHEGQSKRKLQHDEPAPQPPPSSTASTVDAKRLLMPSPIRPILAFLETLTSDAADGRVLIQPEQGTFKYLLLNPAEHFSDIVNQARAIVIAGGTMKPTEELIEQLFANCTERVVERFYDHVVPPDAVLPFAITKGPTGTNLCFNYTQRGSSKMLTELSMILQNLCQVLPHGLVCFLPSYDYLDQVYKHLEQCGALARIAKRKRIFRESSGGGSVEQLLQLYAEAISSEDNGGALLLSVVGGKLSEGLNFADNLGRGVIVVGLPYPNRTSPELQERMRHLDEKLGPGAGNEYYENLCMKAVNQCIGRSVRHIRDYACVYLLDERYAAERIQQKLPRWIARHMVTANQRFGQVQAGTVKFFKEH, from the exons ATGGCCAAGTATTCACCACTAAAGCCACTCAACACGCCCAATGAAACTGAGTTTGGATTTCCCTATGAACCCTATGAGATTCAAGGGCAACTCATGCAACAAGTGTTCCAAGTGCTGGAATCGAAGCAAATTGGCATATTCGAAAGTCCCACAGGAACGGGTAAATCTCTAACCTTGACATGTGCTGCACTGACCTGGCTACAGCATCATGAGGAATTAGTACGGAGTGAGCTGAGAGAAAGAATTGCTAGACTGGAAAGTGAAATTGCCAAACTGAGAGAATTGGGTGGTCAGGTCACCGATTGGATTAGCGAACAGGCTAAGGTCCAGGAACTGCGCGCAGAGTTGCAGCAATTGAAACGTTTAAATGAGTTAAGGCTGAAGGAGGAAGATGAACTGGTAAAGATACGAACAAGGGGAAAGGAAAGAAAGCGATTAAGCAAAAAATCTGAATATTTTCGCGACATCTCAGGGAAGGAAATAGATGAGACTCCATTCGTTGACTCAGACAATGATTCTGAGCATGAAATTGAGGATGATGCTTTAATGGATGGCCAGGATCATTATCAACCCATACAAATTTTCTATTGCAGTCGAACCCATTCCCAATTGTCACAGATTGTCTCCGAGTTGCGTAAAACGTCGCATAGTCAATGGGTGCGTTCGATTTCCCTGGGATCTCGACAGCAACTCTGCATCAATCCACATGTGAAAAGACTTTCGAGTGTCTCCCTCATGAACGAACGCTGTTTGGACATGGCCAAAAGCAAGACTAAAGCAAATCCCAGTAAAAAGTCGCGCCTAGAAATATCTTCATCGGGTGGTTGTGCCTTTAAAGTCCCTACACAAGTCGATCATCTCAGGGACCTGGCTCTGTCAGAGCCTGTGGACATTGAGGATCTTGTTAATCAGGGCCAAACAGCTCGAGCTTGTCCCTATTATGCCTCGCGTTTAGCCCAGCAGAAAGCTCAATTAATTCTTTTGCCTTATCAATTGCTGCTACAGAAATCGGCTCGCCAGCAGCTGGGAATCGAAATCAGTGGTTCCATTGTCATTATAGATGAAGCCCACAATCTCTTGGACACTTTGGCCCAATTACATGGCTCGGAGATCAATTGTAATCAATTGAACATGGCCAAAGATTTGATATTAAACTACAAGGATGTCTATAAAACCCGCCTTGGTCCTAAAAATCTATTGAAAATTAATCAATTAGTGTTTATTATCAAAAGCCTGTTGAAACTGCTGGATAACAAGACGACTGCCAAGCCCCGTCTACTACGCACCTATGAGTTAACAGCCGAGGGTGATTTCTTCAATATCAATTTAATTGACTTGCTCGATTTCTGTGTCCGCTCAAGATTTGCCCAGAAAGTGCAAAATTGTCCCAAGAGAGAGCCCAAACAGGTTGAGAATCGTCCTCCTCCGTCAATAGAGTTGCTAAAACGTTTGGCCAAGCAACATGAGGGCCAGAGTAAAAGAAAACTGCAGCATGATGAACCAGCACCACAACCACCACCATCTTCGACAGCATCCACTGTGGATGCGAAACGCTTGCTAATGCCATCACCCATACGTCCTATATTGGCGTTTTTAGAAACTCTGACCAGTGATGCAGCTGATGGACGAGTTCTTATACAGCCGGAACAGGGTacctttaaatatttattactcAATCCTGCCGAGCATTTCAGTGATATTGTAAACCAAGCCAGGGCG ATTGTTATAGCCGGTGGAACCATGAAGCCCACTGAAGAACTAATAGAACAGCTCTTTGCTAATTGCACAGAACGTGTGGTTGAACGTTTCTATGATCATGTAGTGCCACCGGATGCGGTATTACCATTTGCCATCACCAAGGGTCCAACGGGTACTAACCTCTGCTTTAATTATACCCAAAGAGGCAGTTCCAAAATG TTGACTgagctctcgatgatattGCAGAATCTTTGTCAAGTATTGCCCCACGGTTTGGTTTGTTTCCTGCCATCCTATGACTATTTGGATCAGGTCTACAAGCATTTGGAGCAATGCGGTGCCTTGGCTAGAATTGCCAAGCGTAAGCGCATATTTCGTGAATCCTCGGGCGGCGGATCTGTTGAACAGCTACTTCAACTCTATGCCGAGGCCATCTCAAGCGAAGACAATGGTGGGGCACTTCTTCTGAGCGTTGTTGGTGGCAAATTGTCAGAGGGTTTAAATTTTGCTGATAATTTGGGTCGCGGCGTAATTGTTGTTGGCCTGCCATATCCGAATCGAACCTCACCGGAGCTCCAGGAACGCATGCGGCATTTGGATGAAAAATTGGGTCCCGGTGCGGGCAATGAGTATTATGAGAATCTCTGCATGAAGGCGGTTAATCAATGCATCGGACGTTCTGTCCGCCACATAAGGGACTATGCTTGTGTCTATTTACTGGATGAGAGATATGCTGCCGAACGAATTCAACAGAAGCTACCGCGATGGATAGCCCGTCATATGGTAACGGCCAATCAGAGATTTGGTCAAGTCCAGGCTGGAACTGTGAAATTCTTCAAGGAGCACTAG
- the LOC6641100 gene encoding acidic phospholipase A2 PA4 produces MDLMHFVCLLMACCFLMWELQLSAGAAAAAAAKQLPLPASIAAVAVTTTTTGGGGAAANQSHSHGIGISGGSRHERRRRQSDWFIAPNTRWCGRGNLANGTYNHLGGASMADKCCRKHDHCKMWIPGMSNRYDLFNYRPYTLSHCSCDRRFRTCLKMASDEDAIAIGKLFFNIVQTQCFVLKTETVCLERGKGADSDNCIKEEVRHKAFLRNNKKF; encoded by the coding sequence ATGGATTTAATGCATTTTGTATGCCTACTCATGGCCTGTTGCTTTTTAATGTGGGAACTCCAACTAAGTGCTGGAGCGGCTGCGGCAGCGGCAGCTAAGCAATTACCACTGCCCGCCAGCATTGCTGCAGTTGCAgtaactacaacaacaacgggagggggaggagcagcagcaaatcAAAGCCACAGCCACGGCATTGGAATCAGCGGTGGCTCACGTCATGAACGACGACGTCGGCAATCGGATTGGTTTATAGCCCCAAATACACGTTGGTGTGGGCGTGGCAATTTGGCAAACGGCACCTATAATCATTTGGGAGGCGCCTCAATGGCCGATAAATGTTGCCGCAAGCACGATCATTGCAAAATGTGGATACCAGGAATGTCGAATCGTTACGATCTCTTCAACTATCGTCCCTACACCCTATCCCATTGCAGTTGTGATCGCCGTTTCCGCACCTGTCTAAAAATGGCCAGCGATGAGgatgccattgccattggcaaactatttttcaatattgTGCAAACGCAGTGTTTCGTATTGAAAACCGAAACGGTATGCCTAGAGCGTGGCAAGGGAGCCGATTCGGACAATTGTATTAAAGAGGAAGTGCGTCACAAGGCCTTCTTGAGGAACAATAAAAAGTTCTAA